In Salinigranum marinum, one DNA window encodes the following:
- a CDS encoding Hsp20/alpha crystallin family protein, which yields MSALRDALRELPEAVFADLLESDEQYLLVLDLPGVTAETVEIKVERGRLVVEARREKDLPPEFRYVRENRSLFLDAELPLPPDATGAGAEATVDRGVLELRLPKRDSAPERTIPISDKDA from the coding sequence ATGTCAGCACTGCGCGACGCGTTGCGCGAACTCCCCGAAGCAGTGTTCGCGGATCTCCTCGAATCGGACGAGCAGTACCTCCTCGTCCTCGATCTCCCCGGCGTCACGGCCGAGACGGTCGAGATCAAAGTGGAGCGAGGCCGGCTCGTCGTCGAGGCGCGCCGGGAGAAGGACCTCCCGCCGGAGTTCCGCTACGTCAGGGAGAACCGCTCGCTGTTTCTCGACGCCGAACTCCCGCTCCCGCCGGACGCCACCGGCGCAGGCGCGGAGGCGACGGTCGACCGTGGCGTGCTCGAACTCCGCCTCCCGAAGCGGGACTCCGCCCCCGAACGCACCATCCCGATCTCGGACAAGGACGCGTAA
- a CDS encoding Lrp/AsnC family transcriptional regulator produces the protein MKTVDADLTPLDRAIVNAFQGGFPVVERPFEPAAAALGERGLDVTAEELCARVRELDEAGVLSRFGPLVNAEAIGGTATLVAMHAPPERFDEVAEQVNDHREVAHNYEREHPHLNMWFVVSVADAGRVREVLDAIERETGQPTYNMPKEREFRVEAKFLVDGPLPDGELDLSHLGPTVDAGGRTTLTPDERDLVMAIQGGLPVTATPYRDVAAELGVDVDWVLRTVKRFVEEGKIRRVGVVPNHYALGYTENGMTVWNVPDALVEEVGPAVASLEFVTHCYRRPRHEGVWPYNFFAMTHGRSEAESEERVAEVRETMAEYWDVTDDDWDTLFSTRILKKTGIRLDERADANTETDTTASVETDADT, from the coding sequence ATGAAGACGGTGGACGCGGATCTGACACCGCTCGACCGGGCGATCGTCAACGCCTTTCAGGGTGGGTTCCCGGTCGTCGAGCGGCCGTTCGAGCCGGCCGCCGCGGCGCTGGGCGAACGGGGTCTCGACGTCACTGCCGAGGAGCTCTGCGCGCGGGTCCGGGAACTCGACGAGGCAGGCGTCCTCTCGCGGTTCGGCCCGCTGGTCAACGCCGAGGCCATCGGCGGGACCGCGACGCTCGTCGCGATGCACGCCCCGCCCGAGCGGTTCGACGAGGTGGCCGAACAGGTGAACGACCACCGCGAGGTGGCGCACAACTACGAGCGCGAGCACCCCCACCTGAACATGTGGTTCGTCGTGAGCGTGGCCGACGCAGGTCGCGTGCGCGAAGTGCTCGACGCCATCGAACGCGAGACGGGCCAGCCAACGTACAACATGCCCAAGGAACGGGAGTTCCGCGTCGAGGCGAAGTTCCTCGTCGACGGGCCCCTTCCGGACGGGGAGCTCGATCTCTCACACCTCGGCCCGACGGTCGACGCCGGCGGTCGCACGACGCTCACGCCGGACGAACGCGACCTCGTGATGGCGATCCAGGGCGGGTTGCCGGTGACGGCGACGCCGTACCGCGACGTCGCCGCCGAGTTGGGCGTCGACGTCGACTGGGTGCTTCGAACGGTGAAGCGGTTCGTCGAGGAGGGAAAGATCAGGCGGGTCGGTGTCGTCCCCAACCACTACGCGCTCGGCTACACCGAGAACGGCATGACCGTCTGGAACGTCCCCGACGCGCTGGTCGAGGAGGTCGGTCCCGCCGTCGCGTCGCTGGAGTTCGTCACCCACTGTTACCGCCGGCCGCGCCACGAGGGCGTGTGGCCGTACAACTTCTTCGCGATGACACACGGCCGCTCGGAGGCCGAGTCCGAAGAGCGGGTGGCGGAGGTACGCGAGACGATGGCCGAGTACTGGGACGTCACCGACGACGACTGGGACACCCTGTTTTCGACCCGGATCCTGAAGAAGACGGGCATCAGGCTGGACGAACGCGCCGACGCGAACACCGAGACGGACACGACCGCGAGCGTCGAGACGGACGCCGACACGTAG
- a CDS encoding HalOD1 output domain-containing protein, producing the protein MDTRATLLHVDPDDDCLGASRSSFEGTPGVRLLTRADGEAALATLSVEAVDVVVTDAIDLPDGTPLAEAIRNRYPSVPVVLYTNEPFADVAPLVARAGITEYARKDDGRVRDAADHVRRLVDAADSTPARTPRVATTFDAPADDPADESPPVDSDEWTELTRCDPTSTSDLVVTLADALGDRADDRPLGEEIDPEALAALFESANAATDLHVRFRLGRHEVVVTADGVVKSRPISRV; encoded by the coding sequence ATGGACACCAGAGCGACGCTTCTCCACGTCGATCCCGACGACGACTGCCTGGGGGCGTCACGGTCGTCGTTCGAGGGGACGCCCGGTGTCCGACTGCTCACCCGCGCCGACGGCGAGGCGGCCCTCGCGACGCTCTCCGTCGAGGCCGTCGACGTCGTGGTCACCGACGCGATCGACCTCCCGGACGGGACGCCGCTCGCCGAAGCGATCAGGAACCGGTACCCGTCGGTACCGGTCGTGCTCTACACGAACGAGCCGTTCGCCGATGTCGCACCGCTCGTCGCTCGGGCGGGAATCACGGAGTACGCCCGGAAGGACGACGGACGCGTCCGCGACGCGGCCGATCACGTGCGACGACTCGTCGACGCCGCCGACTCGACCCCTGCTCGGACTCCGAGAGTCGCCACCACGTTCGACGCGCCCGCCGACGACCCCGCGGACGAGTCGCCGCCGGTCGACTCGGACGAGTGGACCGAACTGACCCGGTGTGATCCGACGTCGACGTCGGACCTCGTGGTGACGCTCGCCGACGCGCTCGGTGACCGGGCCGACGACCGGCCGCTGGGCGAGGAGATCGATCCCGAGGCGCTGGCGGCGCTGTTCGAGTCGGCGAACGCCGCGACCGACCTCCACGTCCGCTTCCGTCTCGGTCGTCACGAGGTCGTCGTCACGGCCGACGGCGTCGTCAAGAGCCGGCCGATCAGCCGCGTCTGA
- the lwrS gene encoding LWR-salt protein: MEGTYVFRVRFRLDPAVVETDPATFETVVRYPAPEPGADAEEWRFFEQWLWHGDLTDERRFRAIAEEWLSVTVVSVRFSELVVDEAYLDAWTDAVAAEVDRYNADTAREVRHNHLGSSLRVVE, translated from the coding sequence ATGGAGGGTACGTACGTCTTCCGCGTGCGGTTCCGCCTCGACCCGGCCGTGGTCGAGACCGACCCGGCGACGTTCGAGACGGTCGTGCGCTACCCCGCACCCGAACCCGGTGCCGACGCAGAGGAGTGGCGCTTCTTCGAGCAGTGGCTCTGGCACGGCGATCTGACGGACGAGCGGCGGTTCCGGGCGATCGCCGAGGAGTGGCTCTCGGTCACGGTCGTCTCCGTGCGGTTCAGCGAACTCGTCGTCGACGAGGCGTATCTCGACGCGTGGACCGACGCGGTCGCCGCGGAGGTCGACCGCTACAACGCCGACACCGCCCGCGAGGTGCGACACAACCACCTCGGCTCGTCGCTTCGCGTGGTGGAGTGA
- the hemA gene encoding glutamyl-tRNA reductase: protein MTESAANVISGVSVSHTHASVEEIECVTGDTEREVVRDLLARDGVEEAFALRTCNRAEAYVVTDDAAAGRRALAEFAPDVRDGAVIDLEHEAAVRHLMRVASGLESLVLGEDQILGQFRTAFEEARAVGGIGPTLDEALTKALHVGERARAETAINEGVVSLGSAAVRLAERHLDLAETTALVVGAGEMGLLAARALDAAGVQRVIVANRTVPHAEHVARDVSCDAIGIGLDALSAATARAGLVVSATASPDYVLDDETLAAAGETLLVDIAQPRDIDPAVSTRPGLTVRDIDALESVTDETHDRRQEAAARVEAMIDTEFTHLMERFKRNRADEAISAMYESAERTKQAELETAIRKLEAQGEFTEKQRETVAALADALVNQLLSAPTKSLREAAAEDDWTTIHTAMQLFDPDFEAELPDPPTGEQPAGIPDDSDIPSHVLERLSDD, encoded by the coding sequence GTGACCGAGAGCGCCGCGAACGTCATTTCGGGCGTGAGCGTCTCGCACACCCACGCGAGCGTCGAGGAGATCGAGTGCGTCACCGGTGACACGGAGCGAGAAGTGGTCCGGGACCTCCTCGCGCGGGACGGCGTCGAAGAGGCGTTCGCGCTGCGGACGTGCAACCGCGCGGAGGCGTACGTCGTCACCGACGACGCGGCCGCGGGCCGGCGCGCACTCGCCGAGTTCGCCCCCGACGTCCGCGACGGCGCGGTGATCGACCTCGAACACGAGGCCGCAGTCAGACACCTGATGCGCGTCGCCTCGGGTCTGGAGTCGCTCGTGCTCGGCGAGGACCAGATCCTCGGGCAGTTCCGGACCGCGTTCGAGGAGGCCCGCGCCGTCGGCGGCATCGGCCCGACGCTCGACGAGGCGCTGACGAAGGCGCTCCACGTCGGCGAGCGGGCCCGCGCGGAGACCGCGATCAACGAGGGCGTCGTCTCGCTCGGCTCCGCCGCGGTCCGCCTCGCCGAGCGTCACCTCGACCTCGCCGAGACGACGGCGCTCGTCGTCGGTGCGGGCGAGATGGGACTGCTCGCCGCCCGTGCGCTGGACGCCGCGGGCGTCCAGCGAGTGATCGTGGCGAACCGGACCGTCCCGCACGCAGAGCACGTCGCGCGGGACGTCTCCTGTGACGCGATCGGAATCGGCCTCGACGCCCTGTCAGCGGCCACCGCCCGGGCCGGTCTGGTAGTGAGCGCGACCGCCAGTCCCGACTACGTCCTCGACGACGAGACGCTCGCGGCCGCCGGCGAGACCCTCCTCGTCGACATCGCCCAGCCCCGCGACATCGACCCCGCCGTGTCGACGCGGCCGGGGCTGACCGTCCGCGACATCGACGCGCTGGAGTCCGTGACCGACGAGACCCACGACCGCCGACAGGAGGCGGCGGCGCGGGTCGAGGCGATGATCGACACGGAGTTCACGCACCTGATGGAGCGGTTCAAGCGCAACCGGGCCGACGAGGCGATCAGCGCGATGTACGAGAGCGCCGAGCGGACGAAGCAGGCGGAACTGGAGACGGCGATCCGAAAGCTCGAAGCGCAGGGCGAGTTCACCGAGAAACAGCGCGAGACGGTTGCCGCGCTGGCCGACGCGCTCGTCAACCAGTTGCTCTCGGCACCGACGAAGAGCCTCCGCGAGGCCGCCGCCGAGGACGACTGGACGACGATCCACACCGCCATGCAACTGTTCGATCCCGACTTCGAGGCGGAGCTTCCGGATCCCCCGACGGGCGAGCAGCCCGCGGGGATCCCCGACGACTCTGACATCCCGAGCCACGTCCTCGAACGGCTGAGCGACGACTGA
- the glp gene encoding molybdopterin-binding protein, which yields MHDDRKRSGFKSRTRVEDARERLLAAADPHGRTERVALTRADGRTLAERVTAPNPVPGYDRAAMDGWAVRAADTFGASDRSPTVLRAAGDADVAVGPSDAARVHTGSALPDGADAVVMIEQTERVGDDVEVFDAVTEGENVGDAGEDVEAGQSLFEPGHALRPSDLGLLKSVGLDRVRAFEPPTVGVVPTGEELVQADPGPGEVIETNGLTVSALVSRWGGVPTYRNVVTDEFSALRAAVQRDLTKDVIVTTGGSSVGERDLLPEVIDELGEVLVHGVALKPGHPVALGVVEDTPVVSLPGYPVACIVNAVQFLRPLVKHVGGMDCPPLPRREVRLARKLSSEPGVRTFARVEVREEDGEQVAVPTRTSGSGILSSVALADGWVVVPESQEGIPAGERVEVEQWEWSA from the coding sequence ATGCACGACGACCGGAAACGCTCCGGCTTCAAATCCCGAACCCGGGTCGAAGACGCCCGCGAGCGCCTGCTCGCGGCAGCAGATCCACACGGCCGAACCGAACGCGTCGCGCTCACGCGCGCGGACGGTCGCACGCTCGCCGAGCGCGTGACGGCTCCGAACCCCGTTCCGGGCTACGACCGCGCCGCGATGGACGGCTGGGCGGTCCGCGCCGCCGACACCTTCGGTGCCTCCGACCGGTCGCCGACGGTCCTGCGCGCCGCCGGCGACGCCGACGTCGCCGTCGGCCCGAGCGACGCCGCCCGGGTCCACACCGGGAGCGCCCTCCCCGACGGTGCCGACGCGGTCGTGATGATCGAACAGACCGAGCGCGTCGGCGACGACGTCGAGGTGTTCGACGCCGTTACCGAGGGGGAGAACGTCGGCGACGCCGGCGAGGACGTCGAGGCCGGGCAGTCGCTGTTCGAGCCCGGACACGCGCTCCGACCCTCCGACCTGGGGTTGCTCAAATCCGTGGGCCTCGACCGCGTCCGGGCGTTCGAGCCGCCGACCGTCGGCGTCGTCCCGACAGGCGAGGAACTGGTCCAGGCCGACCCCGGGCCCGGCGAAGTGATCGAGACCAACGGCCTCACGGTCTCGGCGCTGGTCTCGCGGTGGGGTGGCGTCCCGACCTACCGCAACGTCGTGACGGACGAGTTCAGCGCGCTCCGCGCCGCGGTCCAGCGCGACCTCACGAAGGACGTCATCGTCACGACCGGCGGTTCGTCGGTCGGCGAGCGCGACCTTCTCCCCGAGGTGATCGACGAACTCGGCGAGGTCCTCGTCCACGGTGTCGCCCTGAAACCGGGTCACCCGGTCGCGCTCGGCGTCGTCGAGGACACGCCTGTGGTGTCGCTCCCGGGCTACCCCGTCGCGTGTATCGTCAACGCCGTCCAGTTCCTGCGACCGCTGGTCAAACACGTCGGCGGGATGGACTGTCCGCCGCTCCCACGGCGGGAGGTACGCCTGGCCCGGAAGCTGTCGAGCGAACCCGGCGTCCGGACGTTCGCCCGCGTCGAAGTTCGCGAGGAAGACGGCGAGCAGGTCGCCGTCCCGACGCGCACATCGGGGTCGGGAATCCTCTCGTCGGTCGCGCTCGCGGACGGCTGGGTGGTCGTGCCCGAGTCCCAGGAGGGCATCCCGGCGGGTGAACGGGTGGAGGTCGAACAGTGGGAGTGGTCGGCGTGA
- a CDS encoding HAD family hydrolase has protein sequence MVVGEYDVWLFDLDGTLVDADWAYTRDVFDRVGDRLDRTFTDREAEIIWHGLNGPRDPQLRAWGIDPAEFWPVFHDEEDPLARAEVTYLHDDAAELVRDVHRAGVPVGVVTHCQEFLAGPVLDHLDIRDWFDTVHCCTEEIGWKPNPAPVEHTLSRLGVADGERGVLAGDGTSDIGAAWNAGLDGIHVERHDPDQRGHCVLADYRVRSFDELRRG, from the coding sequence ATGGTTGTCGGTGAGTACGACGTCTGGCTGTTCGACCTCGACGGGACGCTCGTCGACGCTGACTGGGCGTACACACGCGACGTGTTCGACCGTGTCGGCGACCGACTCGACCGGACGTTCACGGACCGCGAGGCGGAGATCATCTGGCACGGGCTCAACGGCCCACGCGACCCACAGCTGCGCGCGTGGGGGATCGACCCCGCGGAGTTCTGGCCGGTCTTCCACGACGAGGAGGACCCGCTGGCCCGCGCGGAGGTGACGTACCTCCACGACGACGCCGCCGAGCTCGTCCGCGACGTCCACCGGGCTGGGGTGCCGGTGGGGGTCGTGACGCACTGTCAGGAGTTCCTCGCGGGCCCCGTCCTCGACCACCTCGACATCCGCGACTGGTTCGACACCGTCCACTGTTGCACCGAGGAGATCGGCTGGAAGCCAAACCCCGCACCGGTCGAGCACACCTTGTCCCGACTCGGCGTCGCCGACGGCGAGCGTGGCGTGCTCGCGGGCGACGGTACGAGCGACATCGGCGCGGCGTGGAACGCGGGGCTCGACGGGATCCACGTGGAGCGACACGACCCCGACCAGCGCGGTCACTGCGTCCTCGCGGACTACCGCGTGCGCTCGTTCGACGAACTCAGACGCGGCTGA
- a CDS encoding HalOD1 output domain-containing protein codes for MPGQVSVLHVDDEPDVLELSTQLFERTDSDVSMVTAGSGPAGIEALSTHDVDCVVSDSVRMPDGESFVEAASRTTDAPIVLFTAKEWNEVAGDAVAADVSEYVRKADASDYQTVIRHVQRLAGDEDADVDRRLIGQHDFTSPVELGVSIVEAVENVVDGDATEFDPLYDAVDADALESLFVPAAGRAQPENVEVRFSYQGLDLAVAADGRITAATASN; via the coding sequence ATGCCCGGACAGGTTTCGGTCCTGCACGTCGACGACGAACCCGACGTGTTGGAACTCTCGACACAGCTGTTCGAACGTACCGACTCCGATGTCTCGATGGTCACCGCCGGAAGCGGCCCGGCGGGGATCGAGGCACTCTCCACCCACGACGTCGACTGCGTCGTCTCCGACTCGGTTCGCATGCCGGACGGCGAGTCGTTCGTCGAGGCGGCCAGCCGGACGACCGACGCGCCGATCGTCCTCTTCACCGCGAAGGAGTGGAACGAGGTCGCCGGCGACGCGGTCGCGGCCGACGTCTCCGAGTACGTCCGCAAGGCCGACGCGTCCGACTACCAGACCGTCATCCGCCACGTCCAGCGGCTCGCCGGTGACGAGGACGCCGACGTGGACCGCCGTCTCATCGGCCAGCACGACTTCACTTCGCCCGTCGAACTCGGCGTCTCGATCGTCGAGGCGGTCGAGAACGTCGTCGACGGCGACGCGACCGAGTTCGATCCGCTGTACGACGCCGTCGACGCCGACGCGCTCGAGAGCCTGTTCGTCCCCGCGGCGGGGCGCGCACAGCCCGAGAACGTCGAGGTCAGGTTCTCGTATCAGGGGCTCGATCTGGCGGTCGCCGCGGACGGTCGGATCACCGCCGCCACCGCGTCGAACTGA
- a CDS encoding bifunctional precorrin-2 dehydrogenase/sirohydrochlorin ferrochelatase yields MIPLVHDFTGRTVLVLGGGAVGARKARRFASEAHVVVVSPAFADGFDAADAAEATPETWQQTSDGPGVELVCDAPTPEGVERWIDRLDPALVVAATDDEAINAAAADAARDRDVLVNRTDRAGGRGGDVGSVVVPATVEDGSVTVAITTGGASPALSKHLRERLEAEIEGTGAMADLTRDLRAELRDRALSPTERRDAVRRVVRSSRVWKALRTGTTNARRVAEDVIGTDTTRTPESEGGEP; encoded by the coding sequence ATGATCCCACTGGTACACGACTTCACCGGCCGGACCGTCCTCGTCCTCGGCGGCGGGGCGGTCGGCGCACGCAAGGCCCGGCGGTTCGCCAGCGAGGCGCACGTCGTCGTCGTGAGCCCGGCGTTCGCCGACGGCTTCGACGCCGCCGACGCGGCCGAGGCGACCCCAGAGACGTGGCAGCAAACGAGCGACGGTCCCGGCGTGGAACTCGTGTGCGACGCACCCACCCCCGAGGGGGTCGAGCGGTGGATCGACCGCCTCGATCCGGCGCTCGTGGTCGCGGCGACCGACGACGAGGCGATCAACGCCGCGGCGGCCGACGCGGCACGCGACCGCGACGTTCTCGTGAACCGGACCGACAGGGCGGGCGGACGCGGCGGGGACGTGGGGAGCGTTGTCGTCCCCGCGACGGTCGAGGACGGTTCGGTCACCGTCGCCATCACCACCGGCGGTGCCAGCCCCGCGCTCTCGAAGCACCTCCGGGAGCGACTCGAAGCCGAGATCGAAGGGACGGGGGCGATGGCCGACCTGACGCGCGACCTCCGCGCGGAGCTCCGAGATCGGGCGCTCTCACCGACCGAGCGGCGCGACGCGGTCCGCCGCGTCGTCCGGTCGTCCCGCGTTTGGAAGGCTTTACGTACGGGCACGACAAACGCTCGCCGAGTAGCTGAAGACGTGATCGGAACCGACACCACGAGGACCCCCGAGTCGGAGGGAGGCGAGCCGTGA
- a CDS encoding DUF5778 family protein codes for MTDVYDEDLHRRTKALLEPGEIELVGLIVHTDLAGEEDLEMHELTVALNDVIADHAGKGEAYIYAGNDNTNFASNQFQGLTLDEDAFVWECQQLLRGGTFDLVFYYEADVDQAAVVDAVEALDHVERASTVRTDD; via the coding sequence ATGACCGACGTCTACGACGAGGACCTCCACCGGCGGACGAAGGCGCTCCTCGAACCCGGCGAGATCGAACTCGTGGGACTCATCGTCCACACCGACCTCGCGGGCGAGGAGGACCTTGAGATGCACGAACTCACCGTCGCGCTCAACGACGTCATCGCCGACCACGCCGGGAAGGGCGAGGCGTACATCTACGCGGGCAACGATAATACGAACTTCGCCTCGAACCAGTTCCAGGGGCTGACGCTCGACGAGGACGCGTTCGTCTGGGAGTGCCAGCAACTCCTCCGCGGCGGGACGTTCGACCTCGTCTTCTACTACGAGGCCGACGTGGACCAGGCGGCGGTCGTCGACGCGGTCGAGGCGCTCGATCACGTCGAACGCGCCTCGACCGTTCGGACCGACGACTGA
- a CDS encoding 4a-hydroxytetrahydrobiopterin dehydratase, translating into MAELLSDEEIEERLPGGWEREGDEIVRTYGFDDYLAGVAFATQVGEVAEEEFHHPEIVIGYETVEVRLTSHEEGGITDKDVRLANLFDAER; encoded by the coding sequence ATGGCCGAACTGCTCTCCGATGAGGAGATCGAGGAGCGACTCCCCGGTGGCTGGGAGCGCGAGGGGGACGAGATCGTCCGGACGTACGGGTTCGACGACTACCTCGCCGGCGTCGCGTTCGCCACCCAGGTGGGTGAAGTTGCCGAAGAGGAGTTCCACCACCCCGAGATCGTCATCGGGTACGAGACCGTCGAGGTCCGCCTGACGAGCCACGAGGAGGGCGGGATCACGGACAAGGACGTTCGCCTGGCGAACCTCTTCGACGCCGAACGGTAA
- a CDS encoding molybdopterin biosynthesis protein, giving the protein MTDRKEFRDLAPPEAAHEAIASLALTPSPESVSLDEARGRVLAERIDAAIDVPGFDRASVDGYAVRGRDTFGADESDPRVLDLVGTVHAGTEPDVTVEPGTCAEISTGAVLPPGADAVVMVERTDDLGGEIEIRTAVAPGDRVMFAGADIAAGSRALGPGTRLTPREIGLLSALGVDQVPVRGRPRVGIVSTGDELVRPGEDLNSARGEIYDVNSNTVAAGVTEAGGEPVLYPHAGDDYDEMERLLRQAADECDLVLSSGSTSASAVDVIYRVIEERGDLLLHGVAVKPGKPMLVGRLDSAGSQSAYVGLPGYPVSALTIFRTFVAPAIRRAAGLPEPRTATVTGEFAVRERYSEGRMRLMPVGLVESDPAADDLLVYPVDKGSGATTSLVEADGVVEVPADTEYIAAGDSVEVRLFSPDVRAPRLLGVGEDDPLLSRLLDRVDAPRYLPVGSREGLRRLRDGVPDVAVVAGESSRDVDSEELGAWTREWGLVVSGDEVDGLDALVDADVRFVNRDRNAGLRATFDAALDDLADARGVSRGALADRIDGYELTVKAHESPARAVLEGRADAGLGLRTTAAALGLDFVPLGHERVAVHGAPGRTEKPAVRELAAALSAADVDLPGYDAA; this is encoded by the coding sequence GTGACCGACCGCAAGGAGTTCCGCGACCTCGCGCCGCCGGAGGCGGCACACGAGGCCATCGCCTCGCTGGCGCTGACGCCGTCGCCGGAGTCGGTGTCGCTCGACGAGGCCCGGGGGCGAGTGCTCGCCGAACGGATCGACGCCGCGATCGACGTCCCCGGCTTCGACCGGGCGAGCGTGGACGGCTACGCGGTCCGCGGGCGGGACACGTTCGGTGCCGACGAGTCAGACCCCCGGGTGCTCGACCTCGTCGGGACGGTCCACGCCGGCACGGAGCCGGACGTGACGGTCGAGCCGGGGACCTGTGCCGAGATTTCGACCGGTGCCGTGTTGCCGCCCGGCGCGGACGCCGTCGTGATGGTCGAGCGGACGGACGATCTCGGCGGCGAGATCGAGATCCGGACCGCCGTGGCCCCCGGCGACCGCGTGATGTTCGCGGGTGCGGACATCGCCGCCGGGTCACGGGCGCTCGGCCCCGGCACGCGGCTGACGCCGCGCGAGATCGGCCTGCTCTCGGCGCTGGGCGTCGATCAGGTGCCCGTCCGCGGACGGCCGCGGGTCGGCATCGTCTCGACCGGCGACGAGCTCGTCCGGCCGGGGGAGGATCTCAACTCGGCGCGCGGGGAGATCTACGACGTCAACTCGAACACCGTCGCCGCCGGGGTAACGGAGGCGGGCGGCGAGCCCGTCCTCTACCCCCACGCGGGCGACGACTACGACGAGATGGAGCGTCTACTCAGACAGGCGGCCGACGAGTGCGATCTCGTTCTCTCGTCGGGGTCGACCTCAGCCTCCGCCGTGGACGTCATCTACCGGGTCATCGAGGAGCGCGGCGACCTCCTCTTACACGGGGTCGCGGTGAAGCCGGGCAAGCCGATGCTCGTCGGGCGGCTCGACTCCGCGGGGAGCCAGTCGGCGTACGTCGGGCTCCCGGGTTATCCGGTGTCGGCGCTCACCATCTTCCGAACGTTCGTCGCGCCTGCGATCCGGCGCGCAGCCGGGCTTCCCGAGCCGCGGACGGCGACGGTCACGGGCGAGTTCGCCGTCCGCGAACGCTACAGCGAGGGCCGGATGCGGCTGATGCCCGTCGGGCTCGTCGAGAGTGACCCGGCCGCCGACGATCTCCTCGTCTACCCCGTCGACAAGGGGAGCGGGGCGACGACCAGTCTCGTCGAGGCCGACGGTGTCGTCGAGGTGCCGGCCGACACCGAGTACATCGCGGCCGGCGACAGCGTCGAGGTCCGACTGTTCTCGCCCGACGTCCGCGCGCCGCGCCTGCTCGGCGTCGGCGAGGACGACCCGCTGCTCTCTCGCCTGCTCGACCGGGTCGACGCCCCGAGATACCTGCCCGTCGGGAGCCGCGAGGGCCTCCGCCGCCTGCGCGACGGCGTGCCCGACGTCGCCGTGGTGGCCGGCGAGAGCAGCCGCGACGTCGACAGCGAGGAACTCGGCGCGTGGACCCGCGAGTGGGGACTCGTGGTCTCGGGCGACGAGGTCGACGGCCTCGACGCGCTCGTCGACGCCGACGTCCGGTTCGTGAACCGCGACCGCAACGCCGGCCTCCGCGCGACGTTCGACGCGGCGCTCGACGACCTCGCCGACGCGCGCGGCGTCTCCCGCGGCGCGCTCGCCGATCGAATCGACGGCTACGAGCTGACGGTGAAAGCTCACGAGAGCCCCGCACGTGCGGTCCTGGAGGGTCGGGCCGACGCGGGACTCGGGCTTCGGACGACCGCCGCGGCGCTCGGGCTCGACTTCGTCCCGCTCGGTCACGAACGGGTCGCCGTCCACGGGGCACCCGGCCGGACGGAGAAGCCGGCCGTCCGGGAACTCGCGGCCGCCCTCTCGGCCGCCGACGTGGACCTCCCAGGCTACGACGCGGCGTGA